From the Engraulis encrasicolus isolate BLACKSEA-1 chromosome 18, IST_EnEncr_1.0, whole genome shotgun sequence genome, the window gtacacacacacgcacacacacacacacacacactgcacatcacacatatgacacacacacacacacacacacacacacacacacacacacacacacacacacacacacacacacacacacacacacacacacacacacacacacacacacaccattcatttCCCTGCACTTCACTCCAGTTCTCCCCAATGGAGGCTGCCGTTAGCGTGAGCTCTGATTGCTACGTGTTTCTCAGATGCCATGGGAGAGCTCTCGGGCGCAGTACAGTCCTCACATGGGAAATCTGAAACAGACTTGAACatgtaagagagagtgagagaaagaacgacagagaaagagagagagagagagagagagagagagagagaaagagagagagagagagagagagagagagagagagagagagagagagagagagagagagagagagagagagagagagtgtgtaccaACTAGCCAAGAACGAactcggttgtgtgtgtgtgtgtgtgtgtgtgtgtgtgtgtgtgtgtgtgtgtgtgtgtgtgtgtgtgtgtgtgagagtgagtgtgtgtgtgtgtatgctcgcgTGTGTCCTCAAGTCCCAGCATCTTCATTCAGACACGTACTACATTCTGTTCAGTTTTTTTCAGCTTTAATTAACCACAAGCACTTATCAAAACCACTGTCCAATCATTATAACAACACAGTCAGGATGCACAATCTTGTTGCGCACACGTAAAatccatgcaggtgtgtgtgtgtgtgtgtgtgtgtgtgcgagacagagacagagagagagaacgggatagagagagagagggagcaggattgagagagagagagagacagagagagagagagagagagagagagagagagagagagagagagagagagagagagaaatatagatatCATTTACTCCTCCAGCAAGTAGTTGTTTGCACTGCCAAACTTGCTTGCCTCATCCACATTGATGGCTGGCTGCAGAGCACACTtgggtgtatatactgtatatgtggtcGTACGTGAAAGAGTCATTTTGTCCACATACACTGCCGGTCATCAGGCagaggtgtttgtgtttgtgtgtgtgtgtgtgtgtgtgtgtgtgtgtgtgtgtgtgtttgtgtgtgtgcacgcgtatgtgtgtaaAATACatgcagttctgtgtgtgtgtgtttgtgtgtgtgtgtgtgtgtgtgtgtgtgtgtgtgtgtgtgtgtgtgtgtgtgtgtgtgcatatgcatgtgtaagTCTGTCCTCCTCATTCCTCCACCAAGCAGGGGCAGTTGTGCGCGCTGCCAAACTTGCTGCGGTAGTCCGGCTGCGCCCGCAGCATGGCCTCCTCGTCCACGTAGACGCAGGGCCGGCGGCCGCACAGGTGGTACTGCGCCCGCCGCAGGCTCCAGCCCAGCACGTACATCAGCAGGCCGCACACCGCCGCCGTGGAGCGGCCCACGCCCGCGTTGCAGTGCACGTACACCACGTGGCCGCTACCCAGCAGCCCCTGCAGCAGGAAGACGGCCTGGGGCAGCATCTGCACGCgccctgtggaggaggaggagaggggatggtaatggggatggagagggagaggggatggtgaggggagggagaagagatggcgAGGGGCGggtgaggggagggagaagagatggggaggagagggagaggggatggtgaggggagggagaagtgatggcgaggagatggagaggagatggtgaggagatggcgatgggagggagaggggacgGTGAGGAGATGGTGAGGGGATGATGAGGGGTGGTGAGGGGGGATGGAAAGGGGATGGAGATGCAGAGGGGatggtgaggggagaggggatggtgaggggagaggggatgtgaggggagagggggtggagaggggatggagatggTGAGGGGATggtaaggagaggggaggggatggagaggtgatggagaggggggagatgggatggagagggagggagaggggatggtGATGGTTTAGACATGAAGCACATATGGACAGAGGCAGTacactaagaacatggttaagtgaaaAAAACAGACTTAGCTAACCTAAAGGAAGTgttaaacctgctaatagatgtacctgcaggcatcatttcgttgagaaaatgaagactccaggctcttctattagatggttgatttacctctaccacaaggttaacctAACCTGATTTACTACTGAATCAGCTTCTGTTTTttggagaaatttgaagtggcccatcgaatggaaaaggttccccagccATGGTAGTGACGCACACGTGAATGTCATCAGTTCTACACAAAACTTTTCATAGGTTACAAAAAGTTGGTGTTTCACAAACTATTAGGCCTACCCGCATCAATCTTCATGGAAGTTTCATGGACGTTTCTCATTTCAAATTTTCAGAGAGTCAGTATTTTTGTTGCAAATAACTCCATTAGCATAAAGCTATTccaattaaacaaaaacaaacagaagcaaATATTGTTTTCCCACTTTTTTTGCTGCATTTTGTGCCCCGAAAGCAATGATCCCCGACAATCAATTCCATGTATCTGTATACCCAGCATGGGGGAAACAGAGACCAATTACAAGTCAGCTGAAATCAAATATCATCATCTCGCTGTCAACACAACACACTCATTCATCAACATGTCAGGTATTAACAACAGCACGCTCATCCAAACTCCAAACCCacccgtctgtctctgtctgtacagTCTCTATCGACGAGAACTGGTAGTAGGTGTTGATACACttcctgactgactgtgtgtgtgtgtgtgtgtgtgtgtgtgtgtgtgtgtgtgtgtgtgtgtgtgtgtgtgtgtgtgtgtgtgtgtgtgtgtgtgtgtgtgtgtctgagagagagagagagagagcgagagtaagaaacagaaagagagagtatgtgtgtgtgcgtgagagagagagagagagagagagagagagagagagagagtaagaaacagaaagggagagagagtgtgtgtgtgtctttactgtatgtgtgcgtgaaatCCAACTCGAAAATGTCGCTGTCAAAAACGCTGCTCATTCTTCTAAATGGAGCAGAAAGCGTATCGACAGTACAGTAGTACGCTCCAATCCCACTCCAGACCTACAGTGTATGTCTGTAAATGTCAATGAGAAGTGGTAGTCACCGCAGGCCCAGGTAATTAACTGCATGGgggtgcttgtgagtgtgtgtgtgtgtgagagagagagagagagagagagagagagagagagagagggagagagagagagagagagagagagagagagagagagagagagagaggggtgtgtgttatTCTTGTCTCCATGCGTGTGCatctgcagggccactgacagcttttgccgggctcgGCACTAAAAGGCTCCGAAGGCCGATATatacaatgctatgagaaccaaattctgggcccccttttcccccaatgtgtgtcggtgtgtgtgatgGACACCCGTCCAGACTCCCGTCCACACACCTTCAGTGCTCATGTATGGCGTGGGCATCCAGACGtagtcgatgtgtgtgtgtgtgtgtgtgtgtgtgtgtgtgtgtgtgtgtgtgtgtgtgtgtgtgtgtgtgtgtgctgtgtgtgttgtgtgtgtgtgtgtgtgtgtgagtgtgtgtgtgtgtgtgtgtgtgtgtgtgtgtgtgtgtgtgtgtgtgtgtgtgtgtgtgtgtgtgtgtgtgtatatgtgtgtgtgtgtgtgtgtgtgctgtccacacACCTTCAGTGCTCATGTCTGGCGTGGGAATCCAGACGtagtcgatgtgtgtgtgtgtgtgtgtgtgtgtatgtgtgtgtgtgtgtgtgtgtgtgtgtgtgtgtgtatgtgtgtgtgtgtgtttgtgtgtatgtgtgtgtgtgagtgtgtgtgtgctgtccacacACCTTCAGTGCTCATGTCTGGCGTGGGAATCCAGACGtagtcgatgtgtgtgtgtgtgtgtgtgtgtgtgtgtgtgtgtgtgtgtgtgtgtgtgtgtgtgtgtgtgtgtgtgtgtgtgtgtgtgtgtgtgtgtgtgtatgtgtgtgtgctgtccacacACCTTCAGTGCTCATGTCTGGCGTGGGAATCCAGACGTAGTCGATGCCATACTCCCTGTAGAGGCGCGTCATGACGTCGGGGCTCATGGGCTCGTGCCAGTGGTCGGGGCGACAGGCGTTGGAGTTGTTGCAGATGTCCCACTCCGTCTGGAAGTTCATCACGGCGGTGACGCCCAGCTCCTCCTTCAGGGTCACCTTCAGGTGCTCCAGGCGCCGCGGGCAACTGCCCAGCCACACCCTGGGCAGGATCCTGGAGGAAATAAGAAATATGGAGTCATCAAGTGTAGCTTTGTttaatgtaaagtgttacctttattatcatttttttgtttttttagatttttctTTTTAGTTTAGTTATGTCTGACTGTGTAGGATAGCAAGTTGtgttaaaaaatgtgtgtgtgcgtgtgagtgtgagtgtgtgtgtgtgtgtgtgtgtgtgtgtgtgtgtgtgtgtgtgtgtgtgtgtgtgtgtgtgtgtgtgtgtgtgtgtgcagggatgctgacaggaggggacaaaggggtcagttgccatgggcccagggagaggggggcccagacaTAGGTTCTCAttccattgcatgtattgggggtGGTCGGCATTCAGGTATTTTTGGTATTCAGGTATCCTGGGTCCGGTCAGAGCTGtcactggccctgtgtgtgtgtgtgtgtgtgtgtgtgtgtgtgtgtgtgtgtgtgtgtgtgtgtgtgtgtgtgtgtgtttgttggagtgGAGAATTTCGGGGCAGGTTGTTGGCGGAGGCTCATTCGCTTCATCTATTAGAGAGCGAAAAAGTGTTTTTCTGGGAAAAAACATTGTCCTTGCCACCTCTCCCACTCTCGCTTACTTTATCTTTTCTCTCAAATGTTGGCTTTTCTCTCTTACcccatctttcactctctctctctctctctctctctctctctctctctctctctctctctctctctctctctctctctctctctctctctctctctctctctctctctctctccctctctctcttattttgtctcccctctctccctactcaatctgtcttcctttcttttctcagcCACTTTTCACCTTCAGACTGCCTTTTAGTTGTTtcaaactctgtctctgtctgtctgtctgtctgtctgtctctctctctctctctctctctctctctctctctctctctctctctctctctctctctctctctctctctctctctctctccctctctctctcacacacacacacacacacacagtgttttgctTCCCATTCTCTACTTTGGCTTCTGTTCTTTCCACTGTGCTGCAACTAATGGTAGGAAATGACACGTTACATCATCATTAGCAGCAGGAAGTGACATGTGGCATGGAGCCCTCTAAAATGTAGGACTTATATATATTCGCCTCCAAAACACTGGCAGCATTGCTATTGTGTTCGGAAATGACACCGCTAAGCAAGTTTCTTGCTTAGATTTGGTTACTGTTGCtaggctactgtacatacagtggtCAATCtctgaagttgtttttttttaaagaagcctCATTTGTCTTCTGAGTGAAGCATGCAGGGGTCCCCGCTCAGAAGGCAaagcatagagagagagtgtgtgtgtgtgtgtgtgtgtgtgtgtgtgtgtgtgtgtacattgcactatgtgtatgtgcgtacagtAGATGACTTGCACATCTCTGGTTGGCAATATACCCTTAACTGATTTTCTGCCCTTTTGTTTCTGAGTGTTCCATGAACTCATTTGATGCCAATGCCACTTCAACATAGCCTGGcaacaccatcctatgtactacacccaaagattttggctccgcacctagtctggcaaaaccctcctagctcggttcgctcactgtttagccaatcagcaaacagttgagagtggtgacgcagaactcacccgcaaagtccgttactgattggttaaggtaacactattcacacttttgttttgttatttgtatgcttttgcgacactatatcgtaacagtcatgctaataaagcacaatatgagttttaatttgaattcagaacgccaatgaatttaaatggtagAGTTAGAGCAAACCATTTCAAACCCTCCGTGGAGA encodes:
- the epm2a gene encoding laforin — its product is MLFRFGVILTPTCTDIEVLLVGSREEMGHWDTNRAVSMKAARKTLSTREPCLWVCDVQLERDFSENFWFKFLKRVKGGDLIWEGNGSHHDRCCVYDERNIVESVYCLPIGHWIEQSGHTDEMKHTTDFYFNVAGKQSIHYSQILPRVWLGSCPRRLEHLKVTLKEELGVTAVMNFQTEWDICNNSNACRPDHWHEPMSPDVMTRLYREYGIDYVWIPTPDMSTEGRVQMLPQAVFLLQGLLGSGHVVYVHCNAGVGRSTAAVCGLLMYVLGWSLRRAQYHLCGRRPCVYVDEEAMLRAQPDYRSKFGSAHNCPCLVEE